A region of Anopheles merus strain MAF chromosome 2R, AmerM5.1, whole genome shotgun sequence DNA encodes the following proteins:
- the LOC121591087 gene encoding ADP-ribosylation factor-like protein 6-interacting protein 4, producing the protein MYAFCSTYLSILWYNIYLLLPLPVHRVLRVVAFSPLHPYNATERLQTNGCQTSALSGTQLQNVNKHPHYFLGACSAMKDSRKRRKSRRDSTSSSSSSSRDSSASSTNGTSDSDSSSTSSCSRSSSVERKRRKKELKKKLAKQQKKEAKAKKKALRKEKKARKKQEKLESKLAKRKLKEERKTRRKQEKHSKDGDIPNSSSSRPAPPSAGKHQGSGPSVLASDPSLDCGIPLDLMNRKAMAPETREEYEARQSILRRVVDPETGRTRLIKGDGEIIEECVSRDRHKEINRQATAGDGAEFQRKTLGRNVR; encoded by the coding sequence ATGTATGCGTTCTGTTCTACCTACCTATCTATTTTATGGTACAACATTTATTTACTGCTACCCCTGCCCGTACACCGCGTGCTTCGTGTTGTGGCGTTTTCACCACTACATCCATACAACGCCACAGAGCGACTGCAAACAAACGGCTGTCAAACTTCCGCTCTCTCCGGCACACAGTTGCAGAACGTAAACAAACATCCACATTACTTTCTTGGTGCCTGCAGCGCAATGAAGGACAGTCGGAAGCGTCGGAAATCAAGGCGCGATAGTACGTCTTCATCCTCATCCTCAAGCCGAGATAGTAGCGCCAGCTCCACCAACGGCACCAGCGATAGTGACTCCTCCAGCACCAGTAGCTGCAGCCGGAGCAGTAGCGTCGAGCGAAAGCGCCGGAAAAAGGAGCTGAAGAAAAAGCTAGCCAAGCAACAGAAGAAGGAAGCGAAAGCCAAAAAGAAGGCACTGCGCAAGGAAAAGAAAGCCAGAAAGAAGCAGGAAAAGTTGGAGAGCAAGCTCGCGAAACGAAAATTAAAAGAAGAGCGAAAAACCCGGAGAAAGCAGGAAAAACACTCGAAAGATGGGGACATCCCGaatagcagtagtagtaggcCGGCACCACCATCGGCAGGGAAACACCAGGGAAGCGGCCCATCAGTATTGGCCTCGGATCCGTCTCTAGACTGTGGCATTCCGCTCGATCTAATGAATCGGAAAGCGATGGCACCGGAAACGCGCGAAGAGTATGAGGCACGGCAGTCGATTCTGCGACGTGTGGTTGATCCGGAAACAGGCCGAACGCGACTGATCAAGGGCGACGGGGAAATCATCGAGGAGTGTGTGAGTCGCGACCGGCACAAGGAGATCAACCGGCAGGCAACGGCAGGTGATGGGGCAGAGTTTCAGCGCAAAACACTCGGACGCAATGTGCGCTAA